One genomic region from Anopheles bellator chromosome 2, idAnoBellAS_SP24_06.2, whole genome shotgun sequence encodes:
- the LOC131211667 gene encoding rhodopsin-like — protein sequence MATFVTGPQIPQPLPWTVTVDNWTMVDIVPPEMLHLVDTYWHQFPALDTRWHTALASTVGLLALIAIVGNGCVILVFSTAKSLRTPSNLMVINLSFADFMMMFTMAPPVIVNSYYGTWIFGALWCEVYGMLGSLSGCVSIWSMIMIAYERYNVIVHGLSANPLTYRGSVGRILLVWANSLVWTLAPLFGWNRYVPEGNMSACGTDYLSKDWVSVSYIYAYSAFVYWLPLFLIIYYYTYILKVVSDHERTMREQARKMHVVSLRSADHWRIGRNAEIQLAKIALVTISLWFMAWTPYLVINYVGILGTGPIGPLQTIWGSLFAKANAVYNPIVYGISHPKYKAALRQRFSWLTYRKDKMDQTSIVSNATVIDRCETRT from the exons ATGGCAACTTTTGTCACTGGACCTCAGATTCCACAGCCCTTACCCTGGACAGTTACCGTAGACAACTGGACGATGGTTGATATAGTGCCGCCCGAAATGTTACACCTCGTCGATACGTACTGGCACCAGTTTCCAGCATTAGACACGAGGTGGCATACAGCGTTGGCCTCTACTGTGGGACTGTTGGCGCTCATTGCCATCGTGGGCAATGGCTGCGTGATTCTCGTATTCTCCACCGCCAAAAGTCTACGCACGCCCTCCAACCTGATGGTGATCAATCTGTCGTTTGCCGATTTTATGATGATGTTCACGATGGCTCCACCGGTCATCGTTAATTCGTACTACGGGACGTGGATTTTCGGGGCCCTGTGGTGTGAAGTGTACGGAATGCTCGGCTCATTGTCCGGGTGCGTTTCCATCTGGAGCATGATCATGATCGCGTACGAACGCTACAACGTCATCGTCCACGGTCTCTCAGCCAATCCGCTCACCTACCGGGGATCGGTGGGGCGGATTCTTTTAGTGTGGGCCAATTCATTGGTGTGGACTTTAGCCCCACTGTTCGGATGGAATCGGTATGTTCCGGAAGGCAATATGAGCGCGTGTGGGACGGACTATCTTTCGAAGGATTGGGTCAGTGTTTCCTACATCTACGCATACTCGGCCTTCGTTTACTGGTTACCGTTATTTCTGATCATCTACTACTACACTTACATTTTAAAG GTTGTATCGGACCACGAAAGAACCATGCGGGAGCAGGCGAGAAAAATGCACGTTGTGTCCCTTCGATCGGCGGACCATTGGCGGATCGGGCGGAATGCAGAAATCCAGCTGGCGAAAATAGCACTCGTTACCATTTCGCTGTGGTTCATGGCCTGGACCCCTTACTTGGTCATCAACTACGTAGGTATCCTTGGCACCGGGCCCATAGGACCTCTTCAAACGATCTGGGGATCGCTGTTCGCCAAAGCCAACGCAGTCTATAACCCGATCGTGTACGGCATCAGCCACCCGAAATATAAGGCAGCTCTGCGCCAACGTTTTTCGTGGTTGACCTACCGCAAGGATAAAATGGACCAAACGTCGATTGTTTCAAACGCTACGGTTATTGATCGGTGTGAAACACGAACCTGA